From Schaalia sp. ZJ405, one genomic window encodes:
- the era gene encoding GTPase Era, whose translation MHFPSDDELMAGPNALEDNEINEVEDVEVNEIDDEFDGLEDEDDSDLEAFERLGDLKGLREETNAGEGLMMPDFPDDFRAGFVSIVGRPNVGKSTLTNALVGQKIAITSGRPETTRHNIRGIVHGEKSQLVLVDTPGYHRPRTLLGKRLNDMVREALAEVDCIVFCLPADQRIGPGDRFIARELREIRRPIVAVATKADLVSRERLMKHLLSIDELGDFAAIVPVSALAGEGIDILTQVLIDHVPLSPPLYPDGDVTDESRDTLIAEFIREAALEGVRDELPHSLAVQVEEIIERPRRDGDTREPLLDVHVNVYVERDSQKAIIIGKRGARLKDIGTKSREQIERLLGRRIFLDLHVRTAKDWQSDPKMLGRLGF comes from the coding sequence ATGCATTTTCCTTCGGATGACGAGCTGATGGCGGGGCCAAACGCATTAGAGGACAACGAAATCAACGAGGTCGAGGACGTCGAGGTCAACGAGATTGACGACGAGTTCGACGGACTTGAAGACGAAGACGACTCAGACCTTGAAGCTTTTGAGCGGCTTGGGGACCTCAAGGGCCTACGCGAGGAAACGAACGCGGGCGAGGGTCTGATGATGCCTGACTTCCCCGACGATTTCCGCGCGGGATTCGTCTCGATCGTTGGCCGCCCCAACGTAGGGAAGTCAACGCTGACGAACGCTCTGGTCGGGCAGAAAATTGCGATCACTTCGGGGCGTCCAGAAACTACGCGGCATAACATCCGCGGGATTGTTCACGGTGAAAAATCCCAGCTCGTCCTCGTTGATACTCCCGGATATCACCGTCCGCGAACGCTGCTGGGCAAGCGCCTGAACGACATGGTGCGTGAGGCTCTTGCCGAGGTCGACTGCATCGTGTTCTGTCTGCCCGCCGACCAGCGGATCGGTCCGGGTGATCGCTTTATTGCGCGTGAACTGCGTGAGATTCGCCGACCGATTGTTGCGGTTGCCACGAAGGCTGATTTAGTGTCCCGTGAACGCCTGATGAAGCATCTGCTGTCCATTGATGAGCTCGGTGACTTTGCGGCCATTGTTCCCGTGTCAGCCCTTGCGGGGGAGGGGATCGACATTCTCACTCAGGTTCTCATTGATCATGTTCCCCTCTCACCGCCGCTCTACCCGGACGGTGATGTCACCGATGAATCTCGGGACACTCTGATTGCGGAATTTATTCGCGAGGCCGCACTTGAGGGGGTGCGTGATGAACTCCCACATTCCTTGGCCGTTCAGGTTGAGGAGATCATTGAACGTCCGCGTCGCGATGGAGACACTCGTGAGCCTTTGCTGGACGTTCACGTCAATGTGTATGTGGAACGTGATTCTCAGAAAGCCATCATCATTGGCAAACGCGGAGCACGACTCAAAGACATTGGAACGAAGTCTCGTGAGCAGATTGAACGGTTGCTTGGTCGCCGGATTTTCCTTGATTTACATGTGCGCACGGCGAAGGACTGGCAGTCGGATCCGAAGATGCTTGGCCGGTTGGGCTTCTAG